The following are from one region of the Candidatus Wallbacteria bacterium genome:
- a CDS encoding V-type ATP synthase subunit E family protein: MKTSEKIAYLTKEIMEKAEDRAEDVVVSAETEAELLVQQTLELMLKQHRQRRLEAYLSFKRDSRKLVSAAEYEVRKAQLFYRLAVTKEVRAKFLERCAMIHKNREIYFKLLCRILDRSLAILGEKKIIVTLDQQDKDLKERLRGWILERQKDIEVSIEEEPFGFGVRLYDSERRKVVDSSLEAIIISRKETIKSIMENYLRKKYE, from the coding sequence ATGAAGACATCGGAAAAAATAGCTTATCTTACCAAGGAAATCATGGAAAAAGCCGAAGACCGCGCGGAAGACGTGGTTGTAAGCGCAGAAACTGAAGCCGAACTGCTCGTACAGCAAACCCTTGAACTGATGCTGAAGCAGCACAGGCAGCGCCGTCTTGAAGCTTACCTGTCATTCAAACGGGATTCGCGCAAGCTTGTCTCGGCCGCTGAATATGAAGTAAGGAAGGCCCAACTTTTTTACAGACTGGCAGTCACCAAGGAAGTGAGGGCGAAGTTTCTCGAACGATGTGCCATGATCCATAAGAATCGTGAGATCTATTTCAAGCTGCTCTGCAGAATATTGGATCGTTCACTGGCCATCTTGGGAGAGAAGAAAATCATTGTGACCCTCGATCAACAGGACAAGGATCTCAAGGAACGCCTCAGGGGATGGATCCTTGAGCGTCAGAAAGACATTGAGGTAAGCATCGAGGAGGAGCCTTTCGGATTCGGAGTCAGGCTTTACGATTCCGAACGCAGGAAGGTTGTTGATTCCAGCCTGGAAGCGATCATCATTTCCAGGAAGGAAACGATCAAGTCAATCATGGAGAATTACCTGAGAAAGAAATATGAATAG
- a CDS encoding V-type ATP synthase subunit F → MQAKVIGDLSLVMFFGSVGFPGVVVENSEKARELLLTELKNPNTGVIILPRKFAGEFSDEVASINLRGEKIIFTFPDPENPAEDSGVAKQIMRFLGVNL, encoded by the coding sequence ATGCAGGCTAAAGTGATCGGTGATCTTTCCCTGGTGATGTTTTTCGGCTCAGTCGGGTTTCCCGGCGTGGTTGTCGAAAACAGCGAAAAAGCCAGGGAACTGCTGCTCACTGAATTGAAGAATCCTAACACAGGGGTGATTATTCTGCCGAGGAAATTCGCCGGCGAATTTTCCGACGAAGTAGCCAGTATCAACCTGCGTGGCGAAAAAATCATCTTCACTTTTCCTGATCCGGAGAATCCTGCTGAGGATAGTGGAGTTGCAAAACAGATCATGCGTTTTCTGGGAGTCAATTTGTAA
- a CDS encoding ATP synthase subunit C, whose amino-acid sequence MSKGISVMLLLAVLTLLASPYMLAAAETSTKITTDGAQSAAFWGAAVVVGLGSLGAGIAVGLTGSAAVGALAEKPELIGKLLIIVGLAEGIAIYGLITAIMILGRI is encoded by the coding sequence ATGAGTAAAGGAATCTCTGTCATGCTTCTGCTCGCGGTGCTGACGTTGCTGGCATCCCCGTATATGCTGGCTGCTGCTGAAACCTCCACCAAGATTACAACCGATGGTGCCCAGAGTGCGGCTTTCTGGGGTGCGGCGGTCGTGGTGGGTCTGGGTTCGCTCGGTGCGGGTATCGCAGTCGGTCTGACCGGATCTGCTGCAGTCGGTGCTTTGGCGGAAAAACCGGAACTGATCGGTAAGCTTCTGATCATCGTGGGACTCGCTGAAGGTATCGCAATTTACGGCCTGATCACGGCTATCATGATTCTGGGCAGAATCTGA